Proteins encoded in a region of the Oscillatoria sp. FACHB-1407 genome:
- a CDS encoding rhomboid family intramembrane serine protease produces the protein MKQEQIFIYVVCITILFTGGLPEDWRERANILADFIVVTWGISAFNVMVGGTLNHLGIRPRDPSGIFSIGLAPFLHGDGNHLFGNTLPFIILGWLVLLQGITQFYIVTIIVAIASGLGVWLFGKPDSIHLGASGVVFGYLGFLLLYGYFKRDTTTSVISLFVGIFYSQSLLGILPAQKGISWEGHLFGLLGGFLAAAWLPALERLVPVG, from the coding sequence GTGAAACAAGAACAAATTTTTATCTACGTTGTTTGCATCACCATCCTATTTACAGGAGGGTTGCCAGAGGATTGGCGAGAGCGTGCCAATATTTTGGCTGATTTTATCGTGGTGACTTGGGGGATTTCTGCCTTTAATGTCATGGTGGGAGGCACGTTGAACCATCTAGGAATTCGCCCTCGTGACCCCAGTGGAATATTCAGTATTGGGCTTGCGCCATTCTTACATGGCGATGGTAACCATCTCTTTGGCAACACCTTGCCCTTCATTATTTTGGGTTGGTTAGTGTTGCTTCAGGGAATCACACAGTTCTATATCGTCACGATCATTGTGGCGATCGCTAGTGGCTTGGGAGTTTGGCTGTTTGGCAAACCGGACAGCATTCACCTCGGTGCTAGTGGAGTAGTATTTGGCTACCTGGGTTTTTTATTGTTATATGGATACTTCAAACGAGATACCACGACCAGTGTAATCTCCCTGTTCGTAGGAATTTTCTACTCGCAATCGCTGCTGGGCATCCTTCCCGCGCAAAAAGGAATCTCCTGGGAAGGGCATCTCTTTGGTCTGTTAGGTGGTTTCCTGGCTGCTGCCTGGTTACCTGCTCTTGAACGCCTGGTTCCCGTCGGTTAG
- the ispF gene encoding 2-C-methyl-D-erythritol 2,4-cyclodiphosphate synthase yields the protein MNIRIGNGYDIHRLVSDRPLILGGVKIPHELGLLGHSDADVLTHAIMDAMLGALSLGDIGHYFPPSDPKWKGADSLVLLEQVNQLVRSKGWQVSNLDSVIVAERPKLKPHIQAMRDRLATVLHLTPDQVGVKATTNEQLGPVGREEGIAAYAIALLTKGSGE from the coding sequence ATGAATATCCGCATTGGTAATGGGTACGATATTCACCGTCTGGTGAGCGATCGCCCCCTGATTTTGGGTGGTGTCAAGATTCCCCATGAGTTGGGTTTGTTGGGGCACAGTGATGCCGATGTGTTAACCCACGCCATTATGGACGCTATGTTGGGAGCGTTGAGCCTGGGCGATATCGGTCACTACTTTCCACCCAGCGACCCCAAATGGAAAGGAGCCGATAGCCTGGTTCTACTGGAGCAGGTCAATCAGCTTGTGCGCTCTAAAGGATGGCAGGTCAGTAATCTAGACTCCGTGATTGTGGCAGAACGCCCCAAGCTCAAACCCCACATTCAAGCGATGCGCGATCGCCTTGCCACAGTGTTACACCTCACCCCCGATCAGGTTGGAGTGAAAGCCACGACCAATGAGCAACTGGGTCCAGTCGGTCGCGAGGAAGGAATCGCAGCGTATGCGATCGCTCTTTTGACTAAAGGGAGTGGGGAGTAG
- the chlG gene encoding chlorophyll synthase ChlG, with amino-acid sequence MSESPSPSSMPDSGVSSDAVTAMPTSNAEQPSSKGDRSAKTRQLLGMKGAQAGETSIWKIRLQLMKPITWIPLMWGVICGAASSGHYTWTLENFLISAACMFLAGPLLTGYTQILNDYYDREIDAINEPYRPIPSGAISIPQVITQIWVLLIAGIAIAYALDVWAGHEFPTITVLAIGGSFLSYIYSAPPLKLKQNGWLGCYALGASYIALPWWTGHALFGDLNPTIVLLTLFYSLSGLGIAVVNDFKSVEGDRQLGLKSLPVMFGITAAAWICVLMIDIFQSGVAAYLIGIRQNLYATILILLIIPQITFQDMYFLRNPIENDVKYQASAQPFLVLGMLVTALALGHAGV; translated from the coding sequence ATGTCTGAGTCTCCCTCTCCTTCCTCCATGCCTGATTCAGGCGTTTCCTCAGATGCGGTTACAGCTATGCCGACCAGTAATGCTGAACAGCCTTCCTCTAAGGGCGATCGCAGTGCCAAGACACGGCAACTGTTGGGCATGAAAGGGGCACAAGCGGGTGAAACTTCGATCTGGAAAATTCGCCTGCAACTGATGAAGCCGATCACCTGGATTCCGCTGATGTGGGGTGTGATTTGTGGTGCTGCCTCGTCGGGGCATTACACCTGGACTCTGGAAAACTTTCTGATCTCAGCGGCTTGTATGTTCCTGGCAGGACCTCTGTTGACCGGGTATACCCAGATTCTCAACGACTATTACGATCGCGAGATCGACGCGATTAACGAACCCTACCGCCCCATCCCTTCCGGAGCGATTTCCATTCCCCAGGTAATCACCCAAATTTGGGTTCTGCTGATTGCGGGGATTGCGATCGCCTACGCTTTGGATGTCTGGGCAGGGCACGAGTTCCCAACGATTACAGTATTGGCGATCGGGGGTTCCTTCCTCTCCTACATCTATTCCGCTCCACCGCTGAAACTAAAGCAGAATGGTTGGTTGGGTTGCTATGCGTTGGGAGCCAGCTACATCGCCTTGCCCTGGTGGACAGGACACGCGCTGTTTGGTGATCTCAACCCCACAATTGTGCTGTTGACCTTGTTCTACAGCCTCTCTGGTCTGGGGATTGCGGTCGTCAATGACTTCAAAAGTGTGGAGGGCGATCGCCAACTTGGGTTGAAATCACTGCCTGTGATGTTTGGCATTACTGCCGCCGCCTGGATCTGTGTCTTAATGATTGATATCTTCCAGTCTGGTGTGGCTGCCTATCTGATCGGCATTCGTCAGAATCTGTATGCGACCATTCTGATCCTGCTCATCATCCCGCAAATTACATTTCAAGATATGTACTTTTTGCGGAATCCGATAGAAAACGATGTGAAGTATCAAGCCAGTGCTCAACCCTTTCTGGTATTGGGCATGTTAGTGACAGCGTTAGCCCTTGGTCACGCCGGGGTTTGA
- a CDS encoding Get3/ArsA fold putative tail anchor-mediating ATPase NosAFP, giving the protein MSFILTFLGKGGTGRTTIAIAAAKRFASQGKRVLFAGQDVSPALSLLWETPLSAEPQTVATGLDVVQLQTTVLLERSWEDLKQQEAQYLRTPFLKAVYGQELGVLPGMDSALILNAIREYDASDRYDVIVYDGAGDQATLRMLGMPEILSWYIRRFRQVFADSDLGKTISPFIQPVASAVLNVNWSGDVFNQPAAQQVNNILAQGTAAVADPNRVAAYLVTTGDRAAQATAKYLWGSAQQVGVTVGGVVLNQSMAIDGLQSEFDPLPIATVPTRAEGDWQTVMNALPDFTQATQVPRPIATNIAERKVALFLPGFDKKQVKLTQYGPEVTIEAGDQRRNIFLPPELSGRQVTGAKFQDGYLIISF; this is encoded by the coding sequence ATGAGTTTTATCTTGACTTTTTTGGGCAAAGGGGGAACGGGGCGCACCACGATCGCGATCGCGGCGGCGAAACGGTTTGCATCTCAGGGGAAACGAGTTTTGTTTGCAGGTCAGGATGTCAGCCCTGCGTTGAGTTTGTTGTGGGAAACTCCGTTGAGTGCTGAGCCTCAGACCGTGGCAACGGGGTTGGATGTGGTGCAATTGCAGACGACGGTTCTGCTGGAGCGGAGTTGGGAAGACCTGAAACAGCAGGAGGCTCAGTACCTCCGCACGCCATTTCTAAAGGCAGTGTATGGTCAAGAACTGGGGGTCTTGCCGGGGATGGACAGTGCGCTGATCCTGAACGCCATTCGAGAATATGACGCCAGCGATCGCTATGACGTGATTGTTTACGATGGGGCGGGTGACCAGGCAACGCTACGGATGCTGGGAATGCCCGAAATTTTAAGCTGGTATATTCGTCGCTTTCGTCAGGTATTTGCAGATTCAGATCTGGGTAAGACGATCTCTCCCTTTATTCAACCTGTTGCCAGTGCCGTTCTCAATGTGAATTGGTCAGGAGACGTGTTTAATCAGCCTGCGGCTCAGCAAGTGAACAACATTTTGGCACAGGGAACGGCAGCGGTGGCTGATCCAAATCGAGTGGCGGCTTATCTCGTGACGACGGGCGATCGCGCTGCTCAGGCAACCGCTAAATATCTCTGGGGTAGTGCTCAACAGGTGGGTGTGACGGTTGGAGGGGTGGTGCTCAATCAATCAATGGCGATCGATGGGTTGCAGTCGGAGTTTGATCCGCTCCCTATTGCCACTGTGCCGACTCGCGCAGAGGGAGATTGGCAAACGGTGATGAATGCGTTACCGGACTTTACTCAGGCGACTCAAGTGCCTCGCCCGATCGCTACTAACATTGCCGAGCGAAAAGTTGCATTGTTTCTACCAGGGTTTGATAAGAAGCAGGTAAAACTTACCCAGTACGGGCCTGAAGTCACAATTGAGGCGGGCGATCAGCGACGCAATATCTTTTTGCCGCCAGAGTTGAGTGGTCGGCAGGTGACCGGGGCTAAATTTCAGGATGGCTATCTCATCATTTCGTTTTGA
- a CDS encoding transglycosylase domain-containing protein has protein sequence MTDFISRLKAISTRGNSASRKSNHGASNGTPNTNHLQDGNGFVESSAPPQLPRQPGSVSRKTSSPETPQPGTQRPPRRRKPIYQRWWVWVILGVSASVGGGAVSAYDAVNRIRGELPDTAEVLTFVRDGTLTIKAADGSVLQQLGPATREKLSFDQIPPQLVEAFIASEDQNFYEHTGVDYQAIARAVVANVSAGEVVEGGSTITQQVARIVFLDQDRSLDRKLREALLAQKIEEELTKEQILERYLNLVYLGSGAYGVADAAWVYFSKPVDDLTLSEMAMIAGMPPAPSAYSPLVNLEVARQRRNIVLARMVETGFITQAEMDQAVAAPLTLKPSTPRNLYSSTPYFTSYIQQQLPNYVSQEDLELGGLTVETTLNPEWQQQAQETVINAIKNYGPGQNFTQAALVAIDPRTGEIKALVGGDDFNKSQFNRATQALRQPGSTFKVFVYTTAIAGGFSPYKSYVDAKFVVDGYEPQNYGRSYRGNLSIRDALISSVNVVAVKALIDVGFDPVVQMAERMGIKSELMPTYSLALGASEVNLLELTSAYGTLAYGGRHVEPHGIIRITNRYGEVLYEADFEPKQAVDEDSAAIMTWMLRGVVEGGTGARARLRDRQVAGKTGTSEERRDLWFIGYIPQMVTGVWLGNDNNRPTWGASSTAARTWNDFMREVVDEIPAEEFPELPRLEGRRATIDLRPVKPRRVSNQSAASDNETERNDSSASESQDRGEREQRDYSEPVDSTPKGEDSGGDEGAAPAVDAAPPAPEPAAAPEPAAAPEPAPPPMVVPVEPAPEPAAPAAP, from the coding sequence GTGACAGATTTTATCTCAAGGCTCAAAGCGATCTCCACCAGGGGCAACTCTGCCTCTCGTAAGTCCAATCACGGGGCATCTAATGGAACGCCGAATACCAACCATCTACAAGATGGAAACGGGTTTGTTGAATCGTCTGCACCTCCTCAGTTGCCGAGGCAGCCTGGATCGGTATCTCGCAAAACCTCCTCTCCAGAGACACCGCAACCCGGTACTCAAAGACCTCCCCGCCGCCGCAAACCCATTTATCAACGGTGGTGGGTATGGGTGATTTTGGGTGTGAGTGCCAGTGTTGGGGGTGGCGCGGTGTCTGCCTACGACGCGGTTAATCGGATTCGGGGTGAATTGCCGGATACAGCCGAAGTGTTGACCTTTGTGCGAGATGGAACCTTGACAATCAAGGCAGCTGATGGGTCAGTTTTGCAGCAGTTAGGACCCGCCACTCGCGAAAAGCTATCGTTTGACCAGATCCCACCTCAGCTGGTAGAGGCGTTTATTGCCTCTGAGGATCAGAACTTTTATGAGCATACGGGGGTTGACTACCAGGCGATCGCCCGTGCTGTGGTCGCCAATGTCTCGGCTGGAGAAGTCGTTGAAGGAGGGAGCACCATCACCCAGCAGGTGGCTCGAATCGTCTTTCTTGACCAGGATCGCAGCCTCGATCGCAAATTAAGAGAAGCATTGCTGGCTCAAAAGATTGAAGAAGAATTGACCAAAGAGCAAATCCTGGAACGGTATCTCAATCTGGTCTATTTGGGGTCGGGTGCTTACGGTGTAGCGGATGCTGCCTGGGTTTATTTCAGTAAGCCTGTAGACGACTTGACCTTGTCAGAGATGGCGATGATTGCAGGAATGCCGCCTGCCCCCAGTGCTTACTCACCCTTAGTCAATTTGGAAGTTGCTCGCCAGCGACGCAATATTGTGTTGGCTCGTATGGTTGAGACAGGGTTCATCACCCAGGCAGAGATGGATCAAGCTGTTGCTGCCCCCTTAACCCTAAAACCCAGCACCCCCCGAAACCTCTACAGCAGCACTCCCTATTTCACCTCTTACATTCAGCAACAGCTGCCTAACTACGTCTCGCAAGAAGACCTGGAATTGGGTGGGTTAACAGTTGAGACGACGTTGAATCCAGAGTGGCAGCAGCAAGCTCAGGAGACGGTGATCAACGCGATCAAAAACTACGGTCCTGGGCAAAATTTCACCCAGGCGGCTCTGGTGGCGATCGACCCCCGAACAGGCGAAATTAAGGCTCTGGTGGGTGGCGATGATTTTAATAAGAGCCAATTTAACCGGGCAACACAAGCTTTGCGACAACCCGGTTCTACCTTCAAAGTTTTTGTTTACACCACGGCGATCGCAGGGGGGTTCTCTCCCTATAAGAGCTACGTCGATGCCAAATTTGTGGTGGATGGCTATGAACCCCAAAACTATGGCAGAAGCTATCGAGGCAACCTTTCAATTCGGGATGCGTTAATCTCCTCGGTTAACGTCGTTGCGGTTAAAGCCCTGATCGATGTGGGGTTTGATCCTGTGGTTCAGATGGCTGAGCGCATGGGGATCAAATCAGAATTGATGCCTACTTACTCGCTGGCATTGGGTGCCTCAGAAGTGAATTTGCTGGAGTTGACCAGTGCTTACGGCACCCTGGCATATGGCGGACGGCATGTGGAACCCCACGGCATCATTCGCATTACCAATCGCTATGGGGAAGTGTTGTACGAAGCCGATTTTGAACCAAAGCAGGCAGTTGATGAGGATAGTGCTGCTATCATGACCTGGATGTTGAGGGGAGTCGTGGAAGGTGGTACTGGAGCACGGGCACGACTGCGCGATCGCCAGGTGGCGGGTAAAACAGGAACCTCTGAGGAAAGACGTGACCTCTGGTTTATTGGCTATATTCCTCAAATGGTTACTGGGGTTTGGTTAGGTAACGATAACAACCGTCCGACCTGGGGAGCGAGTAGCACGGCGGCTCGCACCTGGAACGACTTTATGCGGGAAGTGGTGGATGAAATTCCAGCAGAGGAATTTCCCGAATTACCCCGTCTGGAAGGACGCAGAGCAACCATTGATTTGCGCCCAGTCAAGCCTCGTCGCGTCAGCAACCAAAGCGCGGCATCAGATAACGAAACTGAGCGCAACGATTCTTCTGCCTCTGAGTCACAAGATCGGGGAGAACGAGAGCAACGCGACTATTCAGAACCCGTTGATTCGACCCCCAAGGGTGAAGACTCAGGTGGAGATGAAGGTGCTGCTCCAGCAGTCGATGCGGCTCCTCCCGCACCTGAGCCTGCTGCGGCACCTGAGCCTGCTGCTGCGCCTGAGCCTGCCCCTCCGCCGATGGTTGTTCCTGTTGAGCCCGCGCCTGAGCCTGCCGCTCCTGCTGCGCCTTAG
- the petP gene encoding cytochrome b6f subunit PetP, which produces MEIGQKVRVRRLRDRSPQSVIDKLGQVGVVQGFKVLDGKNIGMIVQFEDKFATWFFEDELETAS; this is translated from the coding sequence ATGGAAATCGGTCAAAAAGTCCGTGTGCGGCGGTTGCGCGATCGCTCCCCTCAGTCAGTGATTGATAAGCTGGGTCAGGTTGGAGTTGTTCAGGGTTTCAAAGTATTAGACGGCAAGAATATTGGCATGATTGTGCAGTTTGAGGATAAGTTTGCCACCTGGTTCTTTGAAGATGAGTTGGAAACTGCCTCCTGA
- the ubiE gene encoding bifunctional demethylmenaquinone methyltransferase/2-methoxy-6-polyprenyl-1,4-benzoquinol methylase UbiE, with protein MALDPTSDQIQALFNRIAPVYDQFNDWLSLGQHRVWKQMAVKWSGAYSGATCLDVCCGSGDLARLLARRVGQQGQVFGVDFAAAQLAIAQDKTQNSVQPLRISWVEADALHLPFDDNYFDAATMGYGLRNVTDILASLKELWRVLKPNATVAILDFHRPQNPSLRSFQQWYLQTVVVPMAQQFGLTEEYAYISPSLDRFPQGSEQVQLAKQAGFQTVKHYAIAGDMMGILVATKSQ; from the coding sequence ATGGCTTTAGACCCAACTTCAGATCAGATTCAGGCATTATTTAATCGGATTGCTCCTGTCTATGACCAGTTCAACGATTGGCTTAGTCTGGGGCAACATCGCGTTTGGAAACAAATGGCGGTGAAGTGGAGCGGTGCCTACTCTGGTGCGACCTGTCTGGATGTATGTTGCGGTAGTGGAGATTTGGCGAGGCTTTTAGCTCGTCGGGTTGGGCAACAGGGACAGGTGTTTGGGGTTGATTTTGCGGCGGCTCAGTTGGCGATCGCCCAAGACAAAACTCAAAACAGTGTTCAACCTCTCCGTATTTCCTGGGTTGAAGCAGATGCTCTTCATTTACCCTTTGACGACAACTACTTTGATGCTGCCACGATGGGTTATGGGCTACGGAATGTCACGGATATTTTAGCCAGCTTAAAAGAATTGTGGCGAGTTCTCAAACCTAACGCAACGGTGGCGATTTTAGATTTTCATCGCCCCCAAAATCCCTCCCTTCGCTCATTTCAACAATGGTATTTACAAACCGTTGTCGTACCGATGGCTCAACAGTTTGGACTAACTGAAGAATATGCCTACATTAGCCCCAGTCTTGATCGTTTTCCACAGGGATCTGAGCAAGTGCAACTGGCAAAACAAGCTGGATTTCAAACTGTTAAACACTACGCGATCGCGGGAGATATGATGGGCATCTTAGTAGCAACTAAATCACAATAG
- the hisF gene encoding imidazole glycerol phosphate synthase subunit HisF encodes MLAKRILPCLDVKAGRVVKGVNFVDLRDAGDPVELAQAYNQAGADELVFLDITATHEDRDIIFDVVYRTAEQVFIPLTVGGGIQSLETIKKLLRAGADKVSINSAAVRDPDLLNRASDRFGKQCIVVAIDARRRTDSDNPGWDVYVRGGRENTGIDAIEWAVEVEQRGAGELLVTSMDADGTQAGYDLELTRAIAERVQIPVIASGGAGNCDHIRAALTEGRAEAALLASLLHYGQLTVAEIKHHLTDHNIPVRMT; translated from the coding sequence ATGCTAGCAAAACGAATTTTGCCCTGTTTAGATGTCAAGGCAGGGCGGGTAGTCAAAGGAGTCAATTTCGTCGATTTACGCGATGCAGGCGATCCAGTTGAGTTGGCACAGGCATACAACCAGGCAGGGGCAGATGAATTAGTATTCTTAGACATCACGGCGACCCATGAAGATCGCGACATCATCTTTGATGTGGTCTATCGCACTGCCGAGCAAGTTTTTATCCCTTTAACCGTTGGTGGGGGCATCCAATCCTTAGAAACGATTAAAAAATTGTTAAGAGCCGGAGCCGATAAAGTCAGCATTAACTCAGCCGCTGTTCGTGACCCCGATTTGCTCAATCGAGCCAGCGATCGCTTTGGCAAGCAGTGCATCGTAGTGGCGATCGATGCCCGTCGCCGCACGGATTCAGATAACCCCGGATGGGATGTGTATGTTCGCGGAGGACGCGAAAACACCGGAATTGACGCAATCGAGTGGGCTGTAGAAGTTGAGCAACGTGGTGCCGGAGAGTTGCTCGTCACCAGTATGGATGCAGATGGTACACAGGCCGGATATGACCTGGAATTGACACGGGCGATCGCTGAACGGGTCCAGATCCCCGTAATTGCCTCTGGTGGCGCAGGCAATTGTGACCACATTCGCGCTGCCCTAACCGAAGGCAGAGCCGAAGCCGCTCTTCTCGCGTCCTTACTACACTACGGACAACTCACCGTAGCTGAAATCAAGCATCATCTGACCGATCACAACATTCCTGTCCGAATGACCTAG
- a CDS encoding response regulator has translation MDTANPELESINRQLMSLERPKKPKMLVVDDEPDNLDLLYRTFRRDFQVLRAESGIIALEMLATEGEVAVIISDQRMPEMKGTEFLSKTVPQFPNTMRIILTGFTDVEDLVEAINSGQVYKYITKPWDPSELKMVVKRAAETYELFKQRSEELRRAQAQTMLLSTIVQVTQQSNRLESWLEPIATAFGETFGAASCILQIVEGNTLGIAQGVYSIDPDMKNWLDQDPLVKEAIASQKMQVSVNVPSDQDLVKVQHYSDAGVQAHLIIPITFQHEVLAVLSLQWQCPCALQDNELTLLHLCAQQVALAIACARHTTSLT, from the coding sequence ATGGATACCGCCAATCCAGAGCTTGAGAGCATCAACCGCCAATTGATGAGCCTGGAGCGTCCTAAAAAACCTAAAATGCTGGTCGTAGATGATGAGCCAGACAATTTAGACCTTTTGTATCGTACATTTCGACGCGATTTTCAGGTGCTCAGAGCTGAAAGCGGTATTATCGCTTTAGAGATGCTGGCAACCGAAGGTGAGGTTGCGGTTATTATTTCCGATCAACGAATGCCAGAGATGAAAGGCACAGAGTTTTTGAGCAAAACCGTGCCTCAGTTTCCCAACACGATGCGGATCATTCTGACTGGCTTTACAGATGTCGAAGATTTGGTAGAAGCTATCAACTCAGGACAGGTTTACAAATACATCACCAAACCCTGGGATCCTAGCGAACTCAAAATGGTGGTGAAGCGAGCCGCTGAAACCTATGAGTTGTTCAAGCAACGCAGCGAGGAATTGCGTCGAGCACAGGCTCAAACAATGTTGCTCAGTACGATTGTGCAGGTCACACAACAGTCCAATCGGTTGGAATCCTGGTTAGAACCGATCGCCACAGCATTTGGCGAAACCTTTGGTGCGGCTAGTTGCATTTTACAAATCGTGGAAGGAAATACCCTGGGGATCGCTCAAGGTGTCTACAGTATTGATCCCGATATGAAAAACTGGTTGGATCAAGACCCGCTGGTTAAAGAAGCGATCGCCTCCCAAAAAATGCAAGTCTCAGTCAATGTGCCTTCTGACCAAGATCTGGTGAAGGTTCAGCATTATAGTGATGCAGGAGTTCAGGCCCATCTCATTATTCCAATTACTTTTCAACATGAGGTGTTAGCGGTGTTGTCGCTGCAATGGCAGTGCCCCTGCGCTTTACAAGACAATGAATTAACGCTGTTACATCTGTGTGCTCAGCAAGTTGCACTGGCGATCGCGTGTGCTCGTCACACAACTTCCCTGACGTAA
- a CDS encoding histidine phosphatase family protein, translated as MAFLELVLIRHAQSTWNQQRRMQGWGDDALTTIGQDQAKRLAKRLQAEFQAPTHIYSSPLRRSRQTTDILLSQIEPIPVEYADELKEFQNGIFEGLTWAEAKALYPDLCASLEASLDWLPIPQAESLREGRDRARRFLQHLLTHHHNGDRIWVISHSWLLQQLIAELLGCDRSWGISICNTALFEFWLDQSRWHETNQNPSQNRWNTTLWQIRHFNDCQHLHTTELH; from the coding sequence ATGGCATTTCTAGAGCTAGTGCTCATTCGCCACGCCCAATCAACCTGGAACCAGCAACGACGAATGCAGGGTTGGGGGGATGATGCGTTAACTACCATCGGACAAGACCAAGCCAAGCGACTGGCTAAACGGTTACAAGCCGAATTTCAAGCTCCTACCCACATTTACAGCAGTCCCCTGAGGCGATCGCGCCAAACAACTGATATTCTGCTCTCTCAAATTGAACCCATTCCCGTTGAGTATGCCGATGAATTAAAGGAGTTTCAGAATGGCATCTTCGAGGGATTGACCTGGGCAGAGGCAAAAGCATTGTACCCAGACTTATGTGCCTCGTTAGAAGCCTCACTGGACTGGTTGCCCATCCCTCAAGCCGAGTCATTACGAGAGGGGCGCGATCGCGCCCGACGGTTCCTGCAACACCTTCTCACTCATCATCACAATGGCGATCGCATCTGGGTTATCAGCCACAGTTGGCTGTTACAACAGCTCATTGCCGAACTCTTAGGGTGCGATCGCTCTTGGGGAATTTCTATTTGTAACACCGCTCTATTTGAATTTTGGTTGGATCAATCTCGCTGGCACGAAACTAACCAGAACCCATCTCAAAATCGATGGAACACAACCCTTTGGCAAATTCGTCACTTTAACGACTGCCAACACCTCCACACGACAGAGTTACATTAG
- a CDS encoding PHP domain-containing protein, with protein MAVNLVQDAAGRQLPAQDAPLLRQVFAAITAESCPTSFNFHLHTVCSDGRLQPEQLMEQAIALGLKGLAITDHHSTNGYRRAQQWLSQQSSMIVEDDHPLPHLWTGMEINALLLDDEVHILAYAFDPDHEALQRYMQRETAQGEFYKADNIINAIHTAGGLAVLAHPARYRRSHYELIPAAAEMGLDGIETYYAYNNPSPWVPSPRQTQEVYELGRVWGLLQTCGTDTHGLSLLQRL; from the coding sequence ATGGCTGTTAATCTGGTTCAAGATGCTGCTGGTAGGCAGTTACCTGCCCAGGATGCACCGTTGCTTAGGCAGGTTTTCGCGGCTATTACGGCAGAAAGTTGCCCAACTTCGTTCAACTTCCATTTACACACAGTTTGTTCGGATGGCAGGCTTCAACCTGAACAGTTGATGGAGCAGGCGATCGCCTTAGGACTCAAAGGATTAGCCATCACTGATCACCACAGCACCAACGGCTATCGTCGAGCACAGCAATGGTTGTCACAACAGTCCTCGATGATTGTGGAGGATGACCACCCCTTGCCTCACTTGTGGACGGGCATGGAAATTAATGCCCTGTTGTTAGACGATGAGGTGCATATCCTGGCATATGCCTTTGATCCAGATCACGAGGCATTGCAACGCTACATGCAACGGGAAACCGCACAGGGTGAATTTTACAAAGCAGACAATATTATCAACGCCATTCATACAGCGGGCGGACTGGCAGTCCTGGCACATCCAGCCCGCTACAGGCGATCGCACTATGAGTTAATTCCAGCGGCAGCCGAAATGGGCCTCGATGGCATTGAAACCTATTATGCTTACAACAATCCCAGTCCCTGGGTGCCCAGCCCCCGACAAACTCAAGAAGTGTATGAACTGGGACGGGTATGGGGGTTATTGCAAACTTGTGGCACTGACACGCATGGTTTGAGTCTGTTACAACGGCTTTAG